In one Roseburia intestinalis L1-82 genomic region, the following are encoded:
- a CDS encoding IS110 family RNA-guided transposase: MKIYVGIDIAKLNHFAAAISSDGEIIIEPFKFTNDADGFQLLVSKLESFDKNSLIIGLESTAHYGDNLVRYLVTELYQVCVLNPIKTCQMRKNNVRKTKTDKVDTYVIAKTLMIQDNLRFVSFFDLDMMDLKALGRFRQKTIKQRTRLKIQLTTYVDQVFPEIQYFFKSGLHQHAVYALLKEAPSPKEIASMHMTHLANLLKVNSHGHFTKEQAKELRVLAQKSVGANDSAISIQITQTIQQIELLDSQLEKIEAEMTDIMKFNDSVIMTIPGIGYINGGMILGEIGDIHRFSNPNKLLAFAGLDPSVYQSGNFQAKTTRMSKRGSRVLRYALVNAAWNVVRNNATFKAYYDAKRAEGRSHYNALGHCSGKLVRVIWKMLTDNVEFNLK, encoded by the coding sequence ATGAAAATTTACGTAGGCATTGATATTGCCAAACTTAATCATTTCGCCGCTGCGATTTCTTCCGACGGTGAAATAATCATTGAGCCGTTCAAATTCACAAATGACGCTGATGGCTTCCAACTGCTGGTCTCTAAACTCGAATCATTCGATAAGAACAGCCTCATCATCGGTCTTGAGTCAACGGCACACTACGGTGACAACCTTGTTCGATACCTTGTTACTGAGCTTTACCAAGTGTGTGTGTTGAACCCCATCAAAACCTGTCAAATGCGAAAAAATAACGTTCGCAAAACTAAGACAGATAAGGTCGACACTTACGTGATTGCTAAAACTCTTATGATACAGGACAACCTCAGATTCGTCAGCTTCTTCGATCTCGATATGATGGATCTTAAGGCATTGGGACGTTTCCGTCAGAAAACCATAAAGCAACGTACCCGATTGAAAATTCAACTGACAACCTATGTTGATCAGGTCTTTCCGGAGATTCAATACTTTTTCAAATCCGGTCTGCATCAACACGCTGTCTATGCTTTATTAAAAGAAGCACCTTCTCCAAAAGAGATTGCTTCCATGCATATGACTCATCTGGCAAATCTGCTCAAAGTGAACTCACACGGACACTTTACCAAAGAACAGGCCAAAGAATTAAGAGTTCTCGCACAGAAGTCTGTCGGTGCTAACGACAGCGCTATATCTATTCAGATAACTCAAACCATTCAACAAATCGAGTTACTGGATAGCCAATTAGAAAAGATTGAAGCTGAGATGACGGATATCATGAAATTCAACGATTCTGTCATCATGACCATTCCTGGTATCGGTTATATCAATGGTGGAATGATTCTTGGTGAAATAGGTGATATTCACCGTTTCTCCAATCCAAACAAGCTGCTTGCTTTTGCTGGTCTGGATCCTTCTGTTTATCAGTCTGGTAACTTTCAGGCTAAGACAACAAGGATGTCCAAACGTGGCTCTCGTGTTTTACGATATGCCCTTGTAAATGCAGCTTGGAACGTTGTCAGAAACAACGCAACCTTCAAGGCTTATTATGATGCCAAGAGAGCTGAAGGCCGGTCTCACTACAATGCACTTGGGCATTGTTCCGGCAAACTTGTCAGAGTCATCTGGAAGATGCTCACCGACAATGTCGAATTTAACCTCAAATAA
- a CDS encoding amino acid ABC transporter ATP-binding/permease protein, giving the protein MQREEKKRARSGVKVMAGLIGMIKPLLPFMFAAILMGCAGNLMATFITILGGFGVRQVLGLYQGMTLSHIFISIAVFAVLRGILRYAEQASNHYIAFKLLAQIRHKVFAALRRLCPAKLDGSEKGNLISIITSDIELLEVFYAHTISPIAIAILTSGFMVWFIGRIHPAAGALAAVFYLTVGAVIPIINGKRGAENGRIYRDSFGKLNTVVLDNLYGLDEILQYGQQEKRLREMNSQTEQLEQKNQKLKMAENIQRIVTDGVILIAGVLMAAVCGHFAEQGTVSADQAMVAVIAMISSFGPTAALSALSNNLQHTLASGNRVLDILEEEPLVEDVLGGSTVCEGDISCEHVSFAYESALTKEGQKGAQAEFTKEDKVEIQAEYKKSPNGVLENFDHVFAEHKIHGILGKSGCGKSTLLKLLMRFYETSEGDIRYGKTNVGEISTAALRSSISYVTQETFLFEDTIENNIKVAKEDASREEVVAAAKKAALHEFILSLPDGYDTKLAELGDSVSGGERQRIGIARAFLHDGDMIFLDEPTSNIDSLNEGIILRSLDREKENKTILLVSHRKSTMAIADDVVAM; this is encoded by the coding sequence ATGCAGAGAGAAGAGAAAAAAAGGGCACGCAGCGGTGTAAAAGTCATGGCGGGGCTGATCGGTATGATAAAACCGCTGCTTCCGTTTATGTTTGCTGCAATTTTAATGGGATGTGCCGGGAATCTGATGGCGACATTCATCACGATCTTAGGAGGGTTTGGTGTCCGTCAGGTTTTAGGACTCTATCAGGGCATGACGCTTTCACATATTTTTATTTCGATTGCGGTGTTTGCAGTGCTGAGGGGAATCCTGCGCTATGCGGAGCAGGCAAGCAACCACTATATTGCGTTTAAGCTGTTAGCACAGATCCGCCACAAAGTATTTGCCGCGCTGCGGAGACTCTGCCCGGCAAAATTAGACGGCAGTGAAAAGGGAAATCTGATCTCCATTATCACAAGTGATATTGAGCTGCTTGAGGTATTTTATGCGCACACGATCTCCCCGATCGCGATTGCTATACTCACATCTGGCTTTATGGTGTGGTTTATCGGGCGGATTCATCCGGCAGCGGGAGCTCTTGCAGCCGTATTTTATCTGACCGTCGGTGCAGTGATCCCGATCATCAATGGAAAACGCGGCGCTGAGAACGGGCGTATTTACCGTGACAGCTTTGGAAAATTAAATACTGTCGTTCTGGATAACCTGTATGGGCTGGATGAAATTTTGCAGTATGGACAGCAGGAAAAACGTCTGAGAGAAATGAACAGCCAGACAGAACAGTTAGAGCAGAAAAACCAGAAGTTAAAGATGGCAGAAAATATACAGCGCATCGTGACTGACGGAGTGATCCTGATCGCGGGTGTCCTTATGGCAGCAGTCTGCGGGCATTTTGCAGAGCAGGGGACGGTGAGCGCGGATCAGGCAATGGTCGCGGTGATCGCAATGATCAGCTCCTTTGGTCCGACGGCGGCACTTTCCGCACTTTCGAATAACTTACAGCACACACTTGCGAGTGGAAACCGTGTGTTGGACATTTTAGAGGAAGAGCCACTGGTGGAAGATGTTTTGGGCGGAAGTACAGTGTGTGAAGGTGATATATCCTGTGAGCATGTATCTTTTGCATATGAGTCTGCGCTGACAAAAGAGGGGCAAAAAGGAGCACAGGCTGAGTTTACAAAAGAGGATAAAGTGGAAATACAGGCTGAGTATAAAAAAAGTCCAAACGGAGTATTAGAGAACTTTGATCATGTATTTGCCGAACATAAGATCCACGGAATCTTAGGAAAGAGCGGATGCGGCAAATCAACCCTTTTAAAACTTCTGATGCGTTTTTATGAGACATCGGAGGGAGACATCCGTTATGGAAAAACGAATGTCGGTGAGATTTCGACTGCGGCACTGCGCAGCAGCATTTCCTACGTCACACAGGAGACATTCCTGTTTGAGGATACGATCGAAAATAACATCAAAGTTGCAAAAGAGGATGCAAGCAGGGAAGAAGTTGTTGCAGCGGCAAAAAAAGCGGCACTGCATGAATTTATCCTGTCACTGCCGGATGGCTATGACACGAAGTTAGCGGAGTTAGGAGACTCGGTCTCCGGCGGGGAGCGTCAGCGCATCGGTATTGCGCGTGCATTTTTACATGACGGGGACATGATATTTTTGGATGAACCGACCAGCAATATCGACAGTTTAAATGAGGGAATCATTTTAAGAAGTCTTGACAGGGAAAAAGAAAATAAAACAATTCTTCTGGTATCGCATCGGAAATCTACGATGGCGATTGCAGATGACGTAGTGGCAATGTAA
- a CDS encoding ABC transporter ATP-binding protein/permease: MFHKRLMKEFKENQKYVAGMVAAQWGSLLCNVALMYAIGVFLEKLLLGNKNVGEGDIAKLFIVFAAVYIGRAVFTGIGSRLSFAASTQVKRKLRELVYEKLMKLGSSYHAHFATSEIVQISTEGVEQLEIYFGKYVPQFFYSLLAPLTLFCIVGSMSLKTAVVLLLCVPLIPVSIVAVQKFAKKLLAKYWGSYTELGDSFLENLQGLTTLKIYQADERYAKKMDEEAEQFRRVTMRVLIMQLNSISIMDLVAYGGAGIGIVFSVLELRALHITLAQCIFIILISAEFFLPLRLLGSFFHIAMNGNAAADKIFKLLDEPLPQCGTNTKMEGDDIVFSDVSFAYEPEKPVLKGISFTAKEGEFTALVGVSGCGKSTAASLMMGEGDGADIFSGTVTVGGVNIREIAPDALYQKITGVRHDSYLFAGTVRENLSMGCADATEDEMQTALKAVDLYDTIFEKGGLSMEITEKASNLSGGQKQRLALARALLHDSDIYIFDEATSNVDVESENKIMEVIRELAHKKTVILISHRLANVVDADQILVMKDGVIEEAGTHDELMERKGYYCSLYETQQELERYAKEAV; the protein is encoded by the coding sequence ATGTTTCATAAGAGACTAATGAAGGAATTTAAGGAGAATCAGAAGTATGTGGCAGGAATGGTCGCCGCACAGTGGGGCTCACTGCTCTGTAATGTGGCGCTGATGTATGCCATCGGCGTTTTTCTGGAAAAACTGCTTCTGGGGAACAAAAACGTTGGAGAGGGAGATATCGCGAAGCTGTTTATTGTCTTTGCGGCAGTTTATATCGGACGTGCAGTGTTTACAGGCATCGGAAGCCGGTTGTCTTTTGCTGCCTCGACGCAGGTGAAAAGAAAGCTGCGAGAGCTTGTCTATGAGAAATTAATGAAGCTCGGCAGCTCTTACCACGCACATTTTGCAACATCTGAGATCGTCCAGATCAGCACGGAGGGCGTGGAGCAGTTAGAGATTTATTTTGGAAAGTATGTGCCGCAGTTTTTCTACAGCCTGCTTGCACCCCTGACACTGTTTTGCATTGTTGGAAGCATGAGCCTCAAAACGGCGGTCGTGCTGCTCCTCTGTGTTCCTTTGATCCCGGTTTCCATCGTTGCCGTGCAGAAGTTTGCGAAAAAGCTTCTGGCAAAGTACTGGGGCAGCTACACGGAACTCGGGGATTCTTTTCTGGAAAATTTACAGGGACTGACCACCTTAAAAATTTATCAGGCGGATGAGCGCTATGCAAAAAAGATGGATGAGGAGGCAGAGCAGTTCCGCAGGGTAACGATGCGTGTGCTGATCATGCAGCTCAATTCCATCAGCATCATGGATCTCGTTGCGTATGGCGGAGCGGGGATCGGGATTGTCTTTAGTGTGCTGGAACTTCGGGCTTTGCATATCACGCTGGCACAATGTATTTTTATCATACTGATCTCAGCAGAATTTTTCCTGCCGCTGCGCCTTTTAGGTTCTTTTTTTCATATCGCGATGAATGGAAATGCGGCTGCGGACAAGATTTTTAAATTGCTCGATGAGCCGCTGCCGCAGTGCGGGACGAATACAAAGATGGAGGGAGACGATATTGTATTTTCCGATGTGTCATTTGCCTACGAACCGGAAAAGCCTGTTTTAAAAGGTATTTCTTTTACGGCAAAAGAGGGTGAGTTTACGGCTCTCGTCGGAGTGTCCGGCTGTGGAAAGAGTACGGCGGCATCTCTGATGATGGGTGAAGGAGATGGTGCAGATATTTTTTCCGGCACAGTCACAGTCGGCGGTGTCAATATCCGCGAAATTGCACCGGATGCACTGTATCAGAAAATTACGGGAGTGCGCCATGACAGTTATCTCTTTGCGGGAACCGTGCGTGAAAATCTCAGTATGGGATGTGCGGATGCAACAGAGGATGAGATGCAAACGGCATTGAAGGCGGTTGACCTCTATGATACGATTTTCGAAAAAGGCGGATTATCGATGGAGATCACGGAGAAAGCATCTAATCTGTCCGGCGGGCAGAAACAGCGTCTTGCGCTTGCGCGGGCACTGCTGCACGACAGTGACATTTACATATTTGATGAGGCAACCTCAAATGTGGACGTGGAGAGCGAGAATAAGATCATGGAGGTTATCCGTGAGCTCGCACATAAGAAAACGGTAATCTTAATTTCCCACCGCCTTGCGAACGTGGTGGATGCAGACCAGATCCTTGTCATGAAAGACGGCGTGATCGAGGAAGCAGGAACTCATGATGAGCTGATGGAGAGAAAGGGATATTACTGCAGCCTTTATGAGACACAGCAGGAATTAGAACGATATGCAAAGGAGGCAGTCTGA
- a CDS encoding nitrous oxide-stimulated promoter family protein, whose product MKTETKKIQDKRKKEVETVSSMIEIYCHGSHGTKRGELCGQCEKLKEYTTARTMHCPFMETKTFCSACKVHCYSKEMQEEIRKVMRYAGPRMLFVHPVLAIRHVKVTLQNKRKQADS is encoded by the coding sequence ATGAAAACAGAAACAAAAAAGATACAGGACAAACGCAAAAAGGAGGTAGAGACGGTTTCATCCATGATAGAGATCTACTGCCATGGCAGTCACGGGACAAAACGTGGGGAGCTGTGCGGGCAGTGTGAAAAGTTAAAGGAGTATACGACAGCGCGCACCATGCATTGTCCGTTTATGGAGACAAAGACGTTCTGCAGTGCATGTAAAGTACACTGTTATTCAAAAGAAATGCAGGAAGAAATAAGAAAAGTGATGCGCTATGCAGGACCGAGAATGTTGTTTGTGCATCCGGTACTTGCGATCCGTCATGTGAAAGTGACTTTGCAGAATAAGAGGAAACAGGCGGATTCATAA
- a CDS encoding spore coat protein, with the protein MTEQIYTDKEILADALTAEKAATNNYNAFANECVHDSVRDAILHCLEQEHCIQEDVFNMMHQRGLYPTPDADANKVENAKQKFSQCVKTV; encoded by the coding sequence ATGACTGAGCAGATTTATACAGACAAAGAGATCTTAGCCGATGCACTCACGGCTGAGAAGGCGGCAACAAATAACTATAATGCATTTGCAAATGAATGTGTGCACGACAGTGTGAGGGATGCGATCCTTCACTGTTTAGAGCAGGAACACTGCATCCAGGAAGATGTGTTTAACATGATGCATCAGAGAGGGCTTTATCCGACACCAGATGCCGATGCAAACAAAGTAGAAAATGCAAAACAGAAGTTTTCACAGTGTGTGAAGACAGTGTAA
- a CDS encoding ATP-binding protein encodes MEKQRAILESVIKEEIDFISYVDLEDGMVHTIVTNEDADVMPPIDGDYQKVNDVTIPKYVHPEDREMCEREFRLERLQENLQKKERFVINYRLLCGGEYRRKSMNIHYYDKTKMTLVFVRRDVTDNYEEEQNRQREIYDAMLAAKRADRSKSEFLERMSHEIRTPLNSIIGLSYLSRANLGDEKKVLENFDKIEMSAQFLRSCMDDILNLSLLESGRVAFHEESTDFEAFLTHIEKEFSDKAQEKKISFSVQRRGSFADQYLFDREKLNEALSAILENAVKYTQPEGSVFFIIELFTRGEQETIFRFEIRDNGIGMEQNFLPHIFDAFAQEDDRNTTLSGGTGLGLTISKNIIDFMGGKIDVYSEKGKGSAFVVTVPLKTAKEDRRRTERTTYQEYDFSGKRALLVEDNEINIEITRNILIHKNFMVDIAENGKAGVEQFLKHEPGYYDVILMDIRMPVMDGLAATRCIRESDHSDSKTVPIVAMTANVFEEDVKKSFDAGMNAHLSKPVDIKQMYAVLDELVTGDGLL; translated from the coding sequence ATGGAAAAACAGCGGGCAATTTTGGAGAGCGTTATAAAAGAAGAAATTGATTTTATTTCATATGTAGATCTGGAAGATGGGATGGTACATACCATTGTTACCAATGAGGATGCGGATGTTATGCCGCCGATTGATGGGGATTACCAGAAGGTCAATGATGTGACAATTCCAAAGTATGTACATCCGGAAGACAGAGAAATGTGCGAGAGGGAGTTTAGGCTGGAACGTCTGCAAGAAAATTTACAGAAAAAAGAACGTTTCGTCATTAATTACCGTTTGTTGTGCGGCGGGGAATACCGTCGGAAATCAATGAATATCCACTATTATGACAAGACAAAAATGACCCTTGTTTTTGTGCGCAGAGATGTTACGGATAATTATGAAGAAGAACAGAATCGCCAGAGAGAGATTTATGATGCAATGCTGGCGGCAAAGCGTGCGGATCGTTCCAAGAGTGAATTTTTAGAGCGCATGAGCCATGAAATCCGTACGCCCCTTAATTCAATTATCGGACTTTCCTATCTGAGCAGGGCAAATCTTGGCGATGAAAAAAAGGTTCTGGAAAATTTTGACAAGATTGAGATGTCGGCACAGTTTCTGCGTTCCTGTATGGATGATATTTTAAACCTTTCGCTCTTAGAGAGCGGCCGTGTTGCATTCCATGAGGAAAGTACGGATTTTGAAGCATTCCTCACACATATCGAGAAAGAGTTTTCAGATAAGGCGCAGGAGAAGAAGATTTCTTTTTCTGTACAGAGACGTGGTTCATTTGCGGATCAATATCTGTTTGACCGTGAAAAATTAAATGAGGCGCTGTCAGCGATTTTAGAAAACGCTGTAAAATATACACAGCCGGAGGGAAGCGTATTTTTTATTATAGAGCTTTTTACCAGAGGAGAACAGGAAACGATCTTCCGTTTCGAGATCCGGGATAATGGAATCGGTATGGAACAGAATTTTCTGCCGCACATTTTTGATGCATTTGCACAGGAAGATGACAGAAATACGACGTTAAGCGGTGGAACCGGATTAGGACTTACCATTTCCAAAAATATTATTGATTTTATGGGCGGTAAGATTGATGTGTACAGTGAGAAAGGAAAAGGCTCCGCGTTTGTCGTGACGGTTCCATTAAAGACTGCAAAAGAGGACAGACGGAGGACAGAGCGGACGACTTATCAGGAATATGATTTTTCCGGGAAAAGGGCATTGCTTGTCGAAGATAATGAAATCAATATTGAAATTACAAGAAACATTCTGATACATAAGAATTTTATGGTGGATATCGCTGAGAACGGAAAAGCGGGCGTGGAACAGTTTTTGAAGCATGAACCGGGATATTATGATGTGATCCTGATGGATATCCGGATGCCGGTCATGGATGGACTTGCTGCCACACGCTGTATCCGTGAATCGGATCATTCGGACAGTAAAACGGTACCGATTGTTGCGATGACCGCAAATGTATTTGAGGAGGATGTAAAAAAATCATTTGATGCAGGAATGAATGCCCACTTAAGTAAGCCGGTAGATATTAAACAGATGTATGCTGTTTTAGATGAGCTGGTAACTGGTGATGGATTACTTTAA
- a CDS encoding tRNA lysidine(34) synthetase, which translates to MGDTRKEEAEFSLRKKYHKTIFSRFARAINTYRLVEDGDHVAVCIAQGGNGLILAKCFQEIKRHRKIDFEVDFFSFEEENNGKFIRIAEETGIPVQKLHSVDDVKNSGCNKLAVADCYEDVIEMILTGVLYRGEISTLMPKEKERDFGGIEVIRPFYLVHKQDLKEWNMEFGMVTGTKEDFSDQQEEVKRLLEEFENINPGIAANIFKSVENVNLNTVIAYHTGMGLHSFLEDYEQ; encoded by the coding sequence ATGGGAGATACAAGAAAAGAAGAAGCGGAGTTTAGTCTTCGCAAAAAATATCATAAGACAATATTTTCACGTTTTGCAAGAGCAATCAACACCTACCGGTTAGTGGAAGACGGCGATCATGTTGCAGTCTGTATTGCACAGGGCGGGAATGGACTGATCCTTGCAAAATGTTTTCAGGAGATAAAACGCCACAGAAAGATTGATTTCGAGGTGGATTTTTTTTCATTCGAAGAGGAGAATAACGGAAAATTTATCCGGATTGCAGAAGAGACTGGTATTCCGGTGCAAAAACTCCACTCTGTGGATGACGTAAAAAACTCCGGCTGTAATAAGTTAGCGGTGGCAGACTGCTATGAGGATGTGATAGAAATGATACTTACGGGCGTACTGTATAGGGGAGAAATCAGTACTCTGATGCCAAAAGAAAAGGAGCGTGACTTTGGCGGCATAGAGGTTATCCGCCCGTTTTATCTGGTGCATAAGCAGGATCTGAAAGAATGGAATATGGAGTTTGGAATGGTAACAGGAACGAAAGAGGACTTTTCAGACCAGCAGGAAGAAGTAAAACGTCTGCTGGAGGAATTTGAAAACATAAATCCCGGAATTGCGGCAAATATCTTTAAAAGTGTGGAAAATGTAAATTTAAATACTGTGATTGCATATCATACAGGTATGGGACTTCACAGTTTTCTGGAAGATTACGAACAGTAA
- a CDS encoding cell wall hydrolase: protein MRKRILGAAVLFSFIVSLTAASNMKEDVKIKEVPAMEGLAAGSIRFAHSFTPESDEKTGIEKKESMIVTSAYDDDLMQEKIRTTKETQMEETAQAVQETPAEQNAQTVQEAPAEQDAQIVQETQAAPATPENRWHITLSPDETELLARIVWLESQGEPVKGQQAVVEVVFNRMRSDVYPDTLYEVLSQKNPVQFCSFKNRDRAKPTQKEYDSIQQVLDGKTRILRDDTMYFSTFPLTEHVEVKIGGHYFCY from the coding sequence ATGAGAAAGAGAATATTGGGCGCGGCAGTGCTGTTTAGTTTTATCGTCAGTCTGACTGCAGCATCCAACATGAAAGAAGACGTAAAGATCAAAGAAGTTCCGGCAATGGAGGGACTTGCAGCAGGATCAATACGTTTTGCACATTCATTTACGCCAGAATCAGATGAAAAAACAGGAATCGAAAAAAAAGAAAGTATGATAGTAACATCTGCATATGATGATGATCTGATGCAGGAAAAAATAAGAACCACAAAAGAAACACAGATGGAGGAAACTGCACAGGCGGTGCAGGAAACTCCGGCAGAGCAGAATGCACAAACAGTGCAGGAAGCTCCGGCAGAGCAGGATGCACAAATCGTGCAGGAGACTCAGGCGGCACCGGCCACACCGGAAAACCGCTGGCATATCACTTTATCGCCGGATGAAACAGAGCTGCTTGCCAGGATCGTCTGGTTAGAATCACAGGGAGAACCGGTGAAAGGACAGCAGGCGGTTGTGGAGGTTGTGTTTAACCGTATGAGAAGTGATGTGTATCCGGATACACTTTATGAGGTTTTAAGCCAGAAAAATCCGGTACAGTTCTGTTCTTTTAAAAACAGGGACAGGGCAAAACCGACACAGAAGGAATATGACTCCATCCAGCAGGTGCTGGACGGAAAAACCAGAATATTAAGAGATGATACAATGTATTTTTCCACATTTCCGCTGACGGAACATGTGGAGGTCAAAATTGGTGGGCATTATTTTTGCTATTAG
- a CDS encoding cysteine-rich small domain-containing protein, whose product MENSYRYFENRACKYYPCHEVENDEMNCLFCFCPLYEREHCPGNPEYINSKGRVIKSCMHCTFPHEAENYDIIMQFLKKKAETEK is encoded by the coding sequence TTGGAAAATTCCTATCGTTATTTTGAAAACAGGGCATGTAAATATTATCCGTGTCATGAGGTGGAAAATGATGAGATGAACTGCCTGTTCTGTTTTTGTCCGCTGTATGAGAGAGAACACTGTCCGGGCAATCCGGAATATATTAACAGTAAGGGCAGAGTCATCAAATCCTGCATGCACTGCACATTTCCCCACGAAGCGGAAAATTATGATATTATCATGCAGTTTTTAAAAAAGAAAGCAGAGACGGAAAAATAA
- the cobI gene encoding precorrin-2 C(20)-methyltransferase has protein sequence MKNTEKTGILYGIGVGPGDPELVTLKAVRIVGECDTVILPAKSKEDCIAYGIMKEACGKIAEKELICMPFPMTKDESRLTAAHEQICLEIKKLLDNGRQVAFLTIGDPTVYSTYQYIHKRVVKGGYEAHIVNGVPSFCAAAGALGISLADNKEEIHVIPASYEIGKTAEFSGTRIYMKSGKKLGELKQMLQKQQKDSRLEVYSVENCGMMNEKITTEVEKLDDTSGYLTIVIVKEH, from the coding sequence GTGAAAAATACAGAAAAAACAGGGATACTCTACGGAATCGGCGTCGGACCTGGTGACCCGGAGCTGGTCACATTAAAAGCGGTACGGATCGTTGGAGAGTGCGATACCGTGATACTCCCGGCAAAAAGCAAAGAGGACTGCATCGCCTACGGAATCATGAAAGAGGCATGTGGGAAAATTGCAGAAAAAGAATTGATATGTATGCCCTTTCCGATGACAAAGGATGAGAGCAGACTTACTGCGGCGCATGAGCAGATCTGTCTTGAGATAAAAAAATTGTTAGATAACGGCAGACAGGTGGCTTTTTTGACGATCGGAGATCCGACGGTTTACTCCACTTACCAGTATATCCATAAACGTGTGGTAAAAGGCGGCTATGAGGCACATATCGTAAACGGAGTCCCGTCTTTTTGTGCGGCGGCGGGGGCACTTGGAATATCGTTAGCGGACAATAAAGAAGAGATCCATGTGATACCGGCATCCTATGAGATAGGAAAAACAGCAGAATTTTCCGGAACCAGAATTTATATGAAGTCCGGGAAGAAATTAGGAGAATTAAAGCAGATGCTGCAAAAACAGCAAAAAGATAGCAGACTGGAAGTGTATTCGGTAGAAAACTGTGGTATGATGAATGAAAAAATAACCACAGAGGTGGAAAAGTTAGATGATACCTCCGGTTATCTTACCATTGTGATCGTAAAGGAGCATTGA